GGATTTCTTTAACGCGTTACCTATCGCTGTTAAAGTTGCATCAGCTTCTTCAAGGGAAGGCCATTCATTTTTGAGCCTATAAATCCGCTTCAATTCAATAATCCTGTTCCGTTCTTGCTGGTTGTATTTAGTAGGTGCAGGGATTTTCTGCGCTCTAATTGCCACAACCTCTTTAAATTTCGTATTATCAGATAAGCTATCTAATAATGCCAAAAACTTCTGCCAATGCAGTTTGCCTTGCATTTCAAAAAGGTCAATCTTGTAATCTTGGAGGAACGAAGCATAAATAAAGGCAGCATCTTGTTCAAAATCAAAATAGCTTTTTCCACCGTTTTCAGGTTTCTTAGGAAATAGGATTTCGTCAAAAGAAAGCCTATCAATTGGCTTATCTCGAAAATAGAGAGTTCCAATTCATAGGCATTTTTCACAAGCATTTCAAATAGAATATCAAGCTTTTCTATTTCATCAAACGTTTCATCAGATAGGAGTTCAGAAACCCGTAGAACATTATCAAAGGCAAGATTTAGCTTAATTATTTGGCCTTGAAATTCTGTTTCATCTATAAATCTTTCCGTAAGTTTCATAAGCTTTATTTCCCTGTGTAATAGGCTTTTTCTCTCTTTTAAAGGCCTGCATTCTCTTTCCGACTACTTCCATCAGCTGCATGATAATATCAGCCATAACAAGCAATGAATTCCCAGTATCTTTATAGACCTTTTCAAAGGATCCTTCACCCAAAAGAAGTTCCACAACGCTAAACATAATTTCGTAATTCTCTTTTTCCGCTGACTTTTGTTCTTTATCCGTCATTTTGGAATAATCCCTTTCGCTCATTTTCACGGATTCTTTACGGAACTTTCTAAAGACCTTGTCATATTCCCTCAATTTCGCATCATTGAGATACATTCTATAAATCTTGTCTGCAATCTTAACTTCTTCATAAGTTTTTTGAACATCAATTTTGATTGCCATTGTTTTGCTCCCCTTTGTCAGGTAGGTTTGATTAATTAAGCACCTGTTGTTGGTGGCGTGTAAGTTGGTTTTCCATTGAAATGCACCTCAAAGCTGAATGTACTTTTTTCATTAGCAGCTCCTGAACCTGCAACTATATTTGCAATAGTTGCCCAACCTTCAAATGATCCCCCGTCAGGTTCAGTCCAACGGAAATTAGTTTTTCGTGCTTCCCCATTTCAATTTGAAGGCCAGCAATAAAATCTTGAGCAGCATCACCATATTTTCTGTGGCCCTCAAAGGCAATTACTAATTGTGCACTTGTTACATCAGAAGAACCGAACCCATCACCATCAAAATAAGGAGTTTGATCAATTTCCTCATTCCATTGTGGATCGAATGTGTTGATACCAGCTGCAACCCGCTCATAAGTTGAAGCAGTTGCGCTTATATCCTGTGCTGTATCAATTTCAAATTTGTGTGCTGAATTGAGTTCAAAACCCGCCATTCATAATCCCCCTAATTTTTAGTTATAGTGGCATTAAATAATGCTGAATAGATATAACTGCCCCGGCTGTCTTTCTCAACCAAAATAGGCATTGTATAAATCTCTGACTTAATAAATTGATAGGATCCTTCAGCAGAAGTAACCGCATTCGGTCCCAATTCATCAAGGTAAATGGTTAATTGATTCATAGTATCGATGGCTTGGCCTTGATTTTGATGTTTAACAAGGATTTGAAAGGCTATGATCCAATCCCTTGAATCGTCCAAATATCGCTCCAAAGGTGCAGCTGGCGTTCTTCTGATTGTGATAGCATTTAAATCCTCTGGCAGAACATCAACTGACAGAGAGTCAAATAAAGAAAAGTTTTCTTCCAAGTGATTTGCCATGTCATCAATAAAATCTGAAGGCATTGGGAAAAATCATCCCTTTCTTACAAGTGCCGATTAATGGCCTGTTGTGTCATGCGCACCCAATCACTAAGGAACCTGGCTTTTGCAGCTTCAAACCATAGCCCTTGTGCATTTGGGTTTGCATCTTTGGAGAAGTTATATTGCGGGTTGTAATAAAGCTTTCTGGCATATGGTTGATCCCAAATAATCTTTCCATTTCCGATTTGTGAAGCCCGAATCCCTGAACGTTCAAGTTCCCCGGTATCTTTGGGAATGAAATAGTTTGAACCCTTCAAAACTTCCTGATCCAGCTGTGTCTGTCCAGCATCTACCGCTTCTTCAACCCGTTGTTGGATATTCCCCAATTCCAAATTCACGCTGAAACTGATCATATTAACTCCACCTCATAATGATGAAGGGTGTCGGTATACAGAGGATTAACCCGCTGAACTTGCATCGGTACGCCCTGGAATGTCACCTTTGATTTTTCCTTGAATTCAAATATGCCAGAGGAACTTGAATTATTTTGGTCAAAGAATAATAGGGCTTTTACACTTTTGCTTTCTGTATCTCCTGCCCGGCTAAAGCTTTTTCAAAGTTGATCCTGATGTTTTTTAGGGTGACGGCAGGCAAATAAGTTTCACCATACCGCCCATTCTCTTCAAACTGTTCATAAGTAGCTTCATGGATTAATAGATTCCGGGGAATCGGCCTTATTCTTAGCATCTAACCTCAACTCCCATGTACAGCAATCCCGTTGGCCTTAAAAAACTGCGGGCCATTTCAGAAACTACTTTCACACCGGATCCTTTGGTATAACTAAAGCCCCCTACACTAACTGAAGAAGGGGAACCGCCATGAACTGACAATTCCCCACCTTCTGAATACATAAATTCAATTTGGGCTGCAACCGCCTTTTTAACATTGTTTCTAATTAGTTCTGGCTTATGTGAAAGGTCTACTCTGACTAACCGATAATTTGTTATCATATCAACGACATCTGAAGCCCTTTCTTCAAGCATTGTGAAGGTTTCAGCATCCATGGGAGTACCTTTGTACACATCATTATAAAAAGCCTGATCAATATAAGGCATGACTACTCATCCTTCTTACCTTCAGGCTTTTTAGCTTGACCTTGGTTCTTCTTTTTAGGCTCTTTAGATTCCTCAACTGTATAACCTTTATTCTTAAACCACTCGACCAACCATTTATTATCGGTTTCAGCCTCTCCATTAACAAATTGAAGGGATGCGCTATTCCCATTGTAATTAGGGTTAGGGCTTTTAATTTTAACCATATAAAAAGCTCCCTTCTTTATTGAACTTTAATATTTCGGAGAACACCGGCTTTTCGGGTAGCTTTAAGGGCTACAGCAGCCACCATTTCAACCTCGCCTGTCTTAACCGCTCCTGGAGAGTTGAAATCAGGCAAGAAAGTACGAATTACTTTATTACCGGTAGGTGATACACCATGAAATCCATCCATTCCAAGGGAAACAGCATAAAGATCTGTTAATCCTGTTTGCTCGGTACCAACCGTACGATTAATGATTGGAACAACTGGAATTGTTGAAGTACCGTCATAGAAATACTCAAGATCAACCAGTGGGATTCCATCATACCCTGTTACTGTGCGTCCAAAGCCATCCTCAGATTTTGTAGCATAACCAGCCCGGCGGGCAACCGATTTGATTTTGGTGATTAATTTACTGTTCCCCATCAGCATCGTTGGCCGGCCATCTAGTTCCGCTAAGAAATTATCGATTTCATCCAACAAAGCAAACTTCTTACTTTCTAATCCTGCTTCATCTGAGATATCAATTACAGAATCAGTGTTTAATTCTGTATTAGAACCAGTAAGCGCCTTGTCTAACCCATCAAACGCTTTGGAATCGACAGCTGAATCTCCATTAATTACAGTGTAATGAAACAGATTGGCAGCACCTTTAATCTTTTGCTGCATTTGAAAATTCATTTCGTTGATTTGACCACTAGTATCTTGAATTACACGGTCAATTTTAAACGCTCCACCAAATATTTTAAGATTCACATATTGGTTTTCGCGGTCTGCTTCATTTGCTGTGTATTCGCTATTAATTTCACGGAAACCAGCAGTTGAAGGAGTTTTTAAACGGGTGTAACCGTATGTTAAAGTTGATCCACCTGTACCAGGTGAAACAGCATTATCGAATGTTAGCTGATCTAATAGGAAGGAAGCACGACGAAATTCATCGATAACCTGCTGGTCAATATGGTCTGCCATTCCAACCTTTGCTTGCTCTAAAGTAATTGGCATGAGCAATCATCTCCTAATCTTAATTATTGGTTGTTGAAAACCTTTGATTTAGTGCATCTAAAAGAGTGCTAGGCTCACCACCTGAAGTGGTTTGGTGTTGTCCTTGAGAGAATGTTGGCTTACTTACCTGCTGCTCTGTTTCAAATAAATAAGCATCGCTTTTCTGCAATGCTTTCAACTGATCTTCCAAGCCAAGGAGCTTATCTCCATCAAGCTTGATAGAATCCTTATTTAAAAGAGCTTCAACTGCTTTAGGGTTCTTGGCCTTTGCACCCGTTAATGCCGTTTTAAGGGCAAAATTAAAAGCCTGATCTTGGATCTTGGCTTCATAGTCTTGAACAGTCTTTTTATTTAAGTCGGTAAGTTCTTGAATCTTGGCTGTTAATTCCTCATTGCCTGTAGCTTTGGCTTTAAGATCTTCAAGCTGAGAGTCGCGATCTTTTAGCTGTTTTTTAAGATCCTTTGCGTTATCAAGGGCATCATCAAACTTGCTTTTCGGGATCCAATTTCCATCAGAAACAATCGCAATCTTATTATCTCCCACTTTTTCCATGACTTGCTTATAAAGTTCTTCACCAAGTAATTCTTTTAAATCCATCTATATTAATCTCCTTTTTAATGTTTTTTAACGTGTCACACCTCACGCAAAAGGTTCCGTTTCTTTATGGCGTCTAACCTTTAAAAAGACGCACTACTATTAATAAGCCTTTTCTCGCTCATACCGCCTTGTTCGGCCAGTATCGTCAATAAAATCTCTCATGTTAGCTTGTCGCTGCCGTACTTTCTTTTAGCAGCATCAATGGCTTCAGATTCACCCAGGGCTTCAGCAACGGCTAATTGTCTTTTAGCTTTCCTGATTTCCCTTTCTAAGTGCCTCTGTTTCTGGCTTTCCTCGTAGGCCTTCCTGTTTTCTGCAGCTGGGTAAGGCCTATAGACACGCTTTGAAAAACCTTCAATAAAGGGATAAAAAACATGCTGGCAATTAATCCCCCTAAGTCCATCGGGTTCGCCATAGCTAGTAGATGAAAGAGGAGGGTATTTATTACTGCTCCCTGATCTTGAAAAGATTTTCCCCTGGTACTTTGCACATTTTGGCCTTGCTCCTATATGGGAACTGACTTCAACCAAATCTGCGCCGTATTCTTCCATTCGAGCAAATTGCATTTCATTGGCAACACTGTTTGACATTGACCTTGTAACCATAGATACATAGGCTTCCGTTGACATTTTGGCCCCATCTTTTCGAATAAGAGCAGGAACTCCGTGTTCTGCCCATCTTGCAGCTGTCTCTGCCAGCGCTTGTCTTGGTGTTTTTGTGCCGGCCAAGACCTTTCCTGTTGTTTCATTCAAGATATTTAAATATATTTGCTGAGACTGATTTAACATAGTTGTATTGATCAGGTTGAAAGATTCCCTTGCTTGCCTTTGAAAAGACACTAATACCGCTTCAAGAACAGGGCTTTCTTTAGGTAAAGGAGGTTGCAGCAAGATTCCTTGAGCAACAGCTTCTATCAGTTCCATTTCTGAATCAGTGACAGCCTCATATCCAGCTTCCTCAAGCATAGCTGTTACAGTTTCTACCGAAAGTTCCGCGTATTTTGCTATGGTTATAATATTTTGCTGTGTTAATTTTCCTAATTGTCCAAGCTTCTCGGTTTGCCACCTTTCTACATCTTCTTCCAGCAGGCTTTTTCCTTGTTTCAGGATCTTGGCTATGTTTAAAAGGATTTCTTCCTCAATAGATAGAAAGACTTCGATAACAGGCATTGTTAATTGCTGCTGCCTTAGTGGTTCCATTAGGTCCCACCCTGGTCTTGTCTATCTTTGTTAAGACCAAAGAAATCAATTGCTTCAGCCGTTGCTGTTTCATTTTCTTCTGCAATTTCCTTCAGTAATTGCTCAGCTTCTTCTTCTGAAAAACCATGGATCTTCATAATCGCCTTTTTCTTAGAAGTCAGTTGATTGGTAACCAGCTGAACCTGCTTTGCAATCTCTGCGTTTTGGTCTTCTGCTATAGAATCATCAAAAGCAACTGTGACTTCATATTCTCCTTCTGGCCGAGAAAATAACTGATATAGCTCAGCGACCTGAATGATACATTCGACTAGTTCCTGAATGCCTGCTTCAATGAGGTTTTCATGACTTTGCTTCGTACGGAAAGTCTTAGAGTTTTCCGAAACAACCTCTGTTGCTGTCTTAACTCCCTGGCCATCAAAAGTGAATGCACCTGAAGAGAAGCCTATTTGCATTGCCAAGACATTGAGCAAGGAATTGATAGCTGAAATATGTTCCTCTACTCGAAGTGTTGCTGAAATGTCTGCTATTTTATTGGCATCCATATCGCCAAGAGCCATTGCCTGGTAAACTTCATCTTCGGCATCAAAATAACGGTGCATCTGACCAGTTAGTGGGTCAATAACGGTTTGAATAGCTGTATCCGGTACTAAGATCCTCTTTTTCCCAAGCTTGAATTCCCGTTGATAGGAGTCAAAAGCGATATCCAAGGAGTGCAGCGTATCAAGTGCATTAGCGAAAATCGAAATACCTAATGGACTTGTAGTATCCAAGTTATTGGCTATGTTTGGCTTAAAGTAGACAAAACCCGGTCGCTTGTAATTGGATATCCTAATCTCCTCTTCAAGATTCGGGAAAAATTGCTTCAGTGGAACCTTAACCCCTAATTCCTCACCTGGATTATTTTCATAGACTTCATTCCGGATTAGATAGGTCTCCCCATCCCACAGGTGCCATTCCAGGTGAGTGTATTTCTTTCCTTTCTTAGAGAATTCATTTATGAAAACAGCCTCTCGAATGGTGTTATGGTCCCAGCTAATCGGGATAAAACAATCAGCTGTTACATAGGAGAGCTTTAATTTTCCATCCTCTACATAAGGCTTGATCACCATGCCACCCATAGCAAACTGGTATTCTAAGTAATCCTGAAATTTCTTAACGAAATTATTATTCTTAAAGACATCATGAATGTTCTCAGACAAAGTCTTGTCTGAAATATTTATCTCGCAGCGCTCATTAAAGATTAATGTGGCTAGCTCCTGTGAAACCACCTTTGGCATGTTCAAGGAAGCCATACGGCGTTTTTTCTGCCCAGAAATCGTTGTATATTTGATATCATGCCATTCGCTAAAATACCCTTTATAGAGAGCTTTCCAATTCCCAATATCTTTGTAGAAATCCTCATTAATCTGGATATCCTTGTGATCAGCCAGCTTCTGAATACCTTTAATTAATCCCATTCTGTACATCACCTGCCTTATGCGGGCCAGCATGTTTTTAAACATCGGTTGTCACCGCCTTAATATTTCAATCCAAGCTTCCTCAAATTATCCTGAACATAATATTGGAATGCATCGCAGGTATGATCATCAATCTTTATAACCTTCGGATCATCGCTCTGTAAGGTATCAGCATCCCATTGGTATTTTTTATGTTCAGTCAGGAAAATCTCATTGGCTGCTGTTTTAAGCACAAAAAAACGCCCCTGAGCTAATAAGTCCTGGACGTTGTCGATCATATCTATTTTCTTTTTCTTAACTACCGGATGAAGACGTATTCCATAATCTTTAAAGAATTGGTTCCGCAAAGCTCCATCTGCAGAATCGATGGTTTGCTGATCAAAGTGCCGATGATAGGTTTGCTGGATTTTATCCATCCATTCTCTTAAATCCTTTGACAGCTCGCTCGGAGCCTTTTTTACGACTTTATTTTCCGGGCTATAGTAAAAGGTATCAAGTAGAATTACATTCCGTTTTTTCGTAAATCCGAAGGCCAAGAATGTGGTCGCAGAAACTTGGTGCCCTGTATCAATGGCAATATCGATAAGAACAATATCGTCATCTTTCGGCAGCTCATCGATCTCTTTAAAATGAGCCATATTGTACACCATGTCACCAAGACCAATAACCTCACCGGCATACATCCAACGCCAGTAATCCTCATCATTCTCTTTGTACTTCTCAATCTTCCGGATCATCTGCTCGGATAAAAACCCTTTTTTATCATCAAGGTACGTTGAATGATGAATGAAATAATCATCATCCCTGGCCTTAGTTTCTAACCACTCATTAATCCAACTATAAGGATTTCTGGGAGGGTTGTATGAGAAATATACCTTAACCTCTTTGCCTTCAATCTCCTGCCGGATAAAGGTATCTTCTACAATATCAATATCTTCCACACCTGCAAATTCAGCAGCTTCCTCAAACCAGAGGGCCATGACATACCCTTTTGCTATTTTGGCCGACTTAATCTTCATTGGATCGTCAACGCCATAAAAATAAAAGGCTGTATTGGTGGCCTTATGACGAATTATGAGGGGAGACTTTCCGAAATAGAACTCATCCTCAACACCAAGCATGTAAATGGCCCATTTAATCTGCTCATAAATAGAGGTAGAAAGATATTTTCCTACTTTCCTTAAACAAACGACATTGCCCTGGTCATCTTCCAAAAAATCAACCACAAGCTTAAGACTAATCACTGAGGATTTCATTGAGGAACGGCCGCCTTTTGCGACTATATGAGACTGTTCAGCAAGCCAGAGGGAATAGAAATTGACGTTCATTAGATCCATGACATTAATTGTGTTGACTGTCATTTTCTAACGCCTTCCTCATTGCTTCTTTGTCATTAACAATAACGACCTTGCTGGCATCTCCACCCTCTTGTTTGATTTCAGCTTTAGTTTTCTCAATATTAGCCCTCATAAGTTCAAGTTTCATCCTGCGCTCATCATGAATGTGTGCCATCTCATCAAATTGCTTAATAAGGGAACGCAGCTCACCCATAGCCCTGGACTGAGCATTTAAAAAGTTAGCATGCTTATCCCAAGCGAATTGATATTCCCATTCTCTTTCCTCGCCAAAATTTGAGTCCTTTTTCTTTTTTAAGACCTTAGTTATATCGTCTTTGTTTTCAACAAACATGATTTTCTGTGCACGAATAATAGCAGCATATTGAATCTGTATTTGATCCCAGATTAAATCAGCTGGGGAATGCTCCTGCAAATGGTTCATGATTTCTAATGATTCATCTGGAAGGAACTTAGAAAACAATCCATGAGTAACTGCATTTGAGTTTCCTTTTGGTGCAGCTCCTCCTCTGTTGCCTTTTGCATTGATATTTCCTTTTGGAGCACCTCGCTTTTTTGTGTGCACACCTTTTTCTTTTGGTGCACCCCTTTCACGTTTCCAGCCATATCTCTTTTTCCACGACTTGACAGTATTCAGTGACACCTGATATTTCTCAGCAATGTCTTTGTACTTCATGCCTTTGACGTAATCTTTTTCAGCAAAAACATATTTCTCAGCCATGCTACATCACCTGCCACCTCCAAGTATTTAAGTTTGTTTGGGAGCAAAAGAAAAAGCACCCATAAGGATGCCCTCATCATATTAGTTTTCTTCATTAATTTGAAACGACATTACTTTCTCCATATTGTAATAAATATCTGTATCCTCATCTTTAACCCATTTATTTTTCTGCAAATAAGAAAGTGCATCCGCCATAACATTACACTTTACCTTGATGAAAATTCTACTTTCTCTATCATAATTAAGCTGCACACTAAAAATCTTCATAGTAATCACCCCTTATCAAAATAATACGACAAAAGGATATATTTCCCTGCAACTTTTTTACCATAAGCTAATTAATAATAAATAAAGGAAACAGCCAGTTAACCGCCTCCCCGTCCTGCCTTCAAGTTTAGCAAGCAGATTTATGTTTTAGCAATTTCGTATCATTTGTACCGTTTGTAACATTTGGAACATATTCACTCATTTTCTTTACTATTGAATCTTTAATGCGTCCAATGTGAGAGTGAGATAAACCCATATGCATAGCAATCCACCGGTAGCTTTTACCCTCAAGTAACCAATGAAGAACCTCAATTTCTTTATTATCCGTAATAAGATGCATACAATCCTGAATAACAGAAATCTTAGCCTCGTACTTTTTTATAACAGAATATCTCCTTTCTCTGCGGGCAATCTCTTTATAAACAGGATCACTTGTGGTGCCTTTTGCCTTCGGCATTCCAGCTGCGACTCCATATTGACCCACTAGCCCTTCTCCTGCATCTTTGATCGAGTCCCTGAGTACTTTTATTGAGTTCATCATCCAATGATAATCCTTAAGAATGGATTCAATTTGTTTGCTGGCAGCTTCTTTCATTGAAAACACTCCTTTTCAAAATAAAAAAGGACACCAAACGACGCTAAATATACGTCATTGGGTGTCCTCCAGATGGCTGGTAAAACGTAATTTCCATTTTAGAATAGTTGATGGATTTAGTAATAATTTATTTAACTTTTATATATTGATAAACCAGGAAAATCACTATAATCATTTATAGGTAATTCACTGATTAAGCCATGATTATACAACAACTTTTCTTTAAAATATTGTGAGCTAATTAGATCACAGAACCTATCCACCCCAGATTGTTCACTTGCTAATAGACCTCCGATTAATAATTTTCCAAGCTCTTTTAGCTCCGGAGACAGTTTCTTTTCATGTATGGTTTTTGTAGCATACATATTAATAAAACTAGCTAAAAGATCAGCAGCTTGGATTAACGGTGAATCCTTTGAATCAGAAAAGCTGATGCTCCGTAGTGACTTTAAAGAAGACAATAAAACCTGTCCATTCTCTAAAACAAATTCAATATCTTCCTTCTTCTTTCTACTATACCAACTAAATGCTTCGGGATATGCCAATTCAAATTGTTTAGTATTGTCGTGAAACATCTTCACATTTTTAATCCCTACATTAGATGTGAATTTTTCAATTAACTGTATAAAAGCTGTAAATACAGGAAGATTTAAACTCCTCATTGCTTTTTGAGGCATATAATCTATCATTGAGAATTCTTCTTTAAAAATATCCTCCATGTAATCATATGCACCTGTAAATATATCTGCTAATTCTTTGAAACCATTTATTAATAAATTATTTATTACAATATCAAGTGATTTTGAAAAGTTTTCTAATGAAGGATTTTTGTATGCACTTCCAAATTCTCTTAATCCTTCTTCGCAAAAATTATATATTAAATCTGCTATTTTTTTCCTCTCTTTGTTCATCCATGTATGTGATTTTGGAACAAGAGGATTATGGATAGGATCTAAATATGTTTCTACTATTTTAGCAGCTAAGCAATATTTTTTTCAGCAATTATAAAAAAAGGACTACAATATTCTCCTAATTCTTTAAATAGATTATTAGCATTATGTTGACCTATGTTACCTTTTAGGATTTCCACCCCCTTTAGTTCATCCTTGTTTGGGTAATGTTTACCTTTAAAAAAAGTTACCCTATTTTTAGCTCTATAACTTAAATTCCTCTCAACAATCCATCCAACCAATACATAAAACGGTTGCTGCTCATCCAAAAAATTCCCACCACTATTACCAGATTCATCACAATATAAATTAAAGTTGGCCACTAAAACTCTTCCCCTTCATCAAACTTTACCCTTTTTACTTTACCCTGATGTGTGATAATCTTGGTTTCACCATATAGAGGTAGTTCTGTTAACCTGGCTTTACCATCACACACCACAACCACAAAGCTTCCTTTTTGTTCCATTATATCGATTTCCAGTCTGTTTGTCCTAGGATTTATTTGAATCGTTTTTAACCTGCCAGCTTCTTTCATTAGAACCCCTCCCATGTTATAATTTGATGTAGGTATGTCAGGAGAAGTCCTGGCTTTTTTTGTGTTTACAAATCATTTTTTATTTTTTTCAGGTATCCTGGAATGATTGATCTATTTCCACAGTTACAGCAATAAACCCCGTCAACCCCTTTGATAAAGTAAGTTTCCATAATGTATGGTGGGATTGGCCGAGGAATGCCACATTTAGAGCAAAACAATAAATAGCTTGTTTTTTCTCGTTCATAACCCTTCCCCCTTATATATAGTACTAAGTGAAATTCTTATTAATATAGTTCGGGAAGTCCTTAGCTTTTCCTGTTTGAAAGACCGTAAATCAAAACATCTATTTACCGCATTGTCATTGTCGTTTACAGACAAGTTTTGTCGAAGTGATTTTTTATTTCTCCTTAATCTGCAATAATGGCTCTATGACTTTTATTGGGTAAAGGAGCAAATTAATGTGTAGCACGTGTCATGAGCTAAAAAAAGGATCCAATTCCTTAGAAGAGTCCTAATAAGTATAGGGCTAAATAAAGGGTTAAAGCATCCTGCGACTATAAAAAATAGTCAGATGCTGGACGAGCTGATTTTTAGATATCAATCCAAATGTAAGTAGTAATATCTACAGAATCTCTTTTAAACTTTTAATAATTCACAGTATTATCCCCCATTTTGGGGATTTTTTTATTTTCAACACCACTTATGATTCACATCTTGGTTCAAATTAATATTTAAATTTCAGAAAGTGGGCAAGAATAGAAAGAACTTAAATTTTAACTAGATGGAGAAAAAAATGGTATACTTCTTTACTATTACTTCGCTTGTAGTCAATTTAATTTTGATATTAATCATCCCATTAAAATTAACGCGTCAAGAACTTTACACAACCTGGCTTGCTGTTACGTTAAATGTATTATTCGCAGACCTTTTCTTAGCTGATGTACTTGACTTATATGATTTAATGGATCCTGGTCCTCAAATATATGACCTGTTGGTTCAAACAACCATACCAGCAACATTCGGTATTCTTTATTTAAATTTCATGCCTAAGTCTAAGAAGAAATTTATATTCTACCTCATTTTTTGGGTTGCCTTTTCGGTATTTTACGAAGTTTTATCCAGTTACTTTGGCTACGTAGTGTACAAAGGTTGGAAGGTATGGTGTTCAGCAATTTATTATTGCCTTGCCTGTCTATATATGCGTTGGCATTATTTCTTTATAAGAAAAGAAATAAATGTATAGAAAATGAATATAATTACTCGAAAAAATTGAATACATTAAAAGAAGTTGGTAATGATAATTTACAGAGTAAGGTCAGGTTCGTTCGTTCCTTCTTTCAAACCTCAATGGCTTTAGAACTTAGACCTTACTCGCACTAATTTTTATATAAGGTCATATACTACAAAGCATGAATCGCTCACTTACCGCAGAGATGCGGTTTTTTTAATGGAATAAAATATTTTCATGCTATCTGCACGAGCAGGGCCAATCCTCCA
This window of the Cytobacillus pseudoceanisediminis genome carries:
- a CDS encoding Gp15 family bacteriophage protein; the encoded protein is MKLTERFIDETEFQGQIIKLNLAFDNVLRVSELLSDETFDEIEKLDILFEMLVKNAYELELSIFEISQLIGFLLTKSYFLRNLKTVEKAILILNKMLPLFMLRSSKITRLTFLKCKANCIGRSFWHY
- a CDS encoding putative minor capsid protein translates to MLRIRPIPRNLLIHEATYEQFEENGRYGETYLPAVTLKNIRINFEKALAGQEIQKAKV
- a CDS encoding phage scaffolding protein, translating into MDLKELLGEELYKQVMEKVGDNKIAIVSDGNWIPKSKFDDALDNAKDLKKQLKDRDSQLEDLKAKATGNEELTAKIQELTDLNKKTVQDYEAKIQDQAFNFALKTALTGAKAKNPKAVEALLNKDSIKLDGDKLLGLEDQLKALQKSDAYLFETEQQVSKPTFSQGQHQTTSGGEPSTLLDALNQRFSTTNN
- a CDS encoding phage minor capsid protein, yielding MEPLRQQQLTMPVIEVFLSIEEEILLNIAKILKQGKSLLEEDVERWQTEKLGQLGKLTQQNIITIAKYAELSVETVTAMLEEAGYEAVTDSEMELIEAVAQGILLQPPLPKESPVLEAVLVSFQRQARESFNLINTTMLNQSQQIYLNILNETTGKVLAGTKTPRQALAETAARWAEHGVPALIRKDGAKMSTEAYVSMVTRSMSNSVANEMQFARMEEYGADLVEVSSHIGARPKCAKYQGKIFSRSGSSNKYPPLSSTSYGEPDGLRGINCQHVFYPFIEGFSKRVYRPYPAAENRKAYEESQKQRHLEREIRKAKRQLAVAEALGESEAIDAAKRKYGSDKLT
- a CDS encoding major capsid protein, with amino-acid sequence MPITLEQAKVGMADHIDQQVIDEFRRASFLLDQLTFDNAVSPGTGGSTLTYGYTRLKTPSTAGFREINSEYTANEADRENQYVNLKIFGGAFKIDRVIQDTSGQINEMNFQMQQKIKGAANLFHYTVINGDSAVDSKAFDGLDKALTGSNTELNTDSVIDISDEAGLESKKFALLDEIDNFLAELDGRPTMLMGNSKLITKIKSVARRAGYATKSEDGFGRTVTGYDGIPLVDLEYFYDGTSTIPVVPIINRTVGTEQTGLTDLYAVSLGMDGFHGVSPTGNKVIRTFLPDFNSPGAVKTGEVEMVAAVALKATRKAGVLRNIKVQ
- a CDS encoding Gp15 family bacteriophage protein, which gives rise to MYASFLQDYKIDLFEMQGKLHWQKFLALLDSLSDNTKFKEVVAIRAQKIPAPTKYNQQERNRIIELKRIYRLKNEWPSLEEADATLTAIGNALKKSYKKGR
- a CDS encoding putative minor capsid protein, giving the protein MFEFKEKSKVTFQGVPMQVQRVNPLYTDTLHHYEVELI
- a CDS encoding minor capsid protein; this encodes MISFSVNLELGNIQQRVEEAVDAGQTQLDQEVLKGSNYFIPKDTGELERSGIRASQIGNGKIIWDQPYARKLYYNPQYNFSKDANPNAQGLWFEAAKARFLSDWVRMTQQAINRHL
- a CDS encoding phage tail terminator protein, whose amino-acid sequence is MPSDFIDDMANHLEENFSLFDSLSVDVLPEDLNAITIRRTPAAPLERYLDDSRDWIIAFQILVKHQNQGQAIDTMNQLTIYLDELGPNAVTSAEGSYQFIKSEIYTMPILVEKDSRGSYIYSALFNATITKN
- a CDS encoding phage portal protein, coding for MFKNMLARIRQVMYRMGLIKGIQKLADHKDIQINEDFYKDIGNWKALYKGYFSEWHDIKYTTISGQKKRRMASLNMPKVVSQELATLIFNERCEINISDKTLSENIHDVFKNNNFVKKFQDYLEYQFAMGGMVIKPYVEDGKLKLSYVTADCFIPISWDHNTIREAVFINEFSKKGKKYTHLEWHLWDGETYLIRNEVYENNPGEELGVKVPLKQFFPNLEEEIRISNYKRPGFVYFKPNIANNLDTTSPLGISIFANALDTLHSLDIAFDSYQREFKLGKKRILVPDTAIQTVIDPLTGQMHRYFDAEDEVYQAMALGDMDANKIADISATLRVEEHISAINSLLNVLAMQIGFSSGAFTFDGQGVKTATEVVSENSKTFRTKQSHENLIEAGIQELVECIIQVAELYQLFSRPEGEYEVTVAFDDSIAEDQNAEIAKQVQLVTNQLTSKKKAIMKIHGFSEEEAEQLLKEIAEENETATAEAIDFFGLNKDRQDQGGT